Proteins from one Vibrio pomeroyi genomic window:
- a CDS encoding cytochrome b/b6 domain-containing protein — protein MASVIIYATVAGYVMHYVTSNPELFSFLSILNMSLATIATPLLVVRYIWSHFRSSPAMPISIPEGQKCIAKLAHSLMYLVMFMVFSTGYLMLKEPYSLFWLTTVDNLITDPAINGFFFYLHRASCIALACLIVLHISAALKHHFISKNYVLKMML, from the coding sequence ATGGCTTCCGTCATCATCTATGCAACCGTTGCAGGGTATGTGATGCACTATGTCACCAGTAATCCTGAGCTGTTTTCTTTTCTGTCGATACTCAATATGTCATTGGCGACGATTGCAACGCCATTGCTCGTGGTCCGTTATATCTGGAGTCACTTTCGGTCTTCGCCAGCTATGCCTATCTCAATACCCGAAGGACAGAAATGCATTGCTAAGCTTGCACACTCTTTGATGTACTTAGTCATGTTCATGGTGTTCAGTACCGGTTATTTGATGCTAAAAGAGCCTTATTCGTTATTTTGGCTAACCACCGTCGATAATCTAATAACCGATCCTGCAATCAACGGTTTCTTTTTCTATTTACACCGTGCCAGTTGTATTGCCCTAGCCTGTTTAATTGTGCTGCATATTAGCGCAGCCCTTAAGCACCACTTTATCTCTAAGAACTATGTATTAAAGATGATGCTCTAG
- a CDS encoding peptidoglycan DD-metalloendopeptidase family protein, translating to MKYLRISLIVVAISAFSLAALLSFHPEPEKEIVIKVTPYQELHTDAEEQAPPQTNSNPMIKIHYFVKVGDTLSNIFESWNLPYETVHKIMEADLESLKLDTIKPGDHLELLVDGESKQLVELVFHESLVEQAAFSRNDDGSFSYQFHEIPGEWKEKLYAGSVHGSFSTSAYKAGLTTAQIANITRTLKDKVNFARELRAGDNFNVLVKEQYTNDHLTGKTEIQGISIQLRNREVAAFLAPDGLFYDREGNSLEQAFDRYPVDRKFRRITSSFNPKRRHPVTGRISPHNGTDFATPVGAPVYSTGDGRVVALRDHPYAGKYLVIEHNSVYTTRYLHLSRFLVKKGQQIKRGQKIALSGATGRITGPHLHFEVLVRGRAVDAMKANLPMASSIMPKDRKEFLARMASFDAMLSTPVERAS from the coding sequence ATGAAGTACCTCCGTATTAGCCTGATTGTTGTTGCTATCAGTGCATTTTCACTTGCTGCTTTACTCTCTTTTCATCCTGAACCAGAAAAAGAAATTGTAATAAAAGTCACGCCTTATCAAGAACTGCACACGGACGCTGAGGAACAGGCACCCCCACAAACCAATTCGAATCCAATGATCAAAATTCACTACTTTGTGAAGGTCGGGGATACCCTCAGTAATATATTCGAGTCATGGAATCTGCCTTATGAAACGGTTCATAAGATCATGGAAGCGGATCTTGAATCTTTGAAGCTCGATACGATAAAACCTGGTGACCACTTAGAGTTACTTGTCGATGGTGAGTCCAAACAGCTCGTAGAGTTGGTTTTCCACGAAAGCCTGGTTGAGCAAGCTGCTTTTTCCCGAAATGATGATGGAAGCTTCAGCTATCAGTTCCACGAGATACCAGGTGAATGGAAGGAAAAACTCTATGCGGGCAGTGTCCATGGTAGCTTTTCAACATCTGCATACAAAGCAGGACTTACCACTGCTCAGATAGCTAATATTACTCGCACGTTGAAAGATAAAGTTAACTTTGCTCGTGAGCTAAGAGCAGGTGATAACTTCAATGTACTGGTTAAAGAGCAGTACACGAACGATCACTTAACGGGAAAAACAGAAATTCAAGGCATCTCTATTCAATTGAGAAACCGAGAAGTGGCGGCGTTTTTGGCACCTGATGGCCTCTTCTATGACCGAGAGGGTAATAGCCTAGAGCAAGCGTTCGATAGATACCCTGTAGACAGAAAATTCCGAAGAATTACCTCATCGTTTAACCCTAAACGAAGACACCCAGTGACAGGGCGAATCTCGCCACACAATGGTACTGACTTTGCGACGCCTGTGGGCGCCCCTGTATACTCAACCGGTGATGGCCGTGTTGTAGCGCTTCGTGACCACCCTTATGCCGGGAAATATTTGGTGATTGAACATAACAGCGTATACACGACACGTTATCTTCACTTGAGCCGCTTCCTCGTTAAGAAAGGTCAGCAAATTAAGCGAGGTCAGAAAATCGCGTTATCGGGTGCAACTGGCCGTATTACAGGTCCTCATTTGCACTTTGAAGTCTTGGTTCGTGGTCGAGCGGTCGATGCGATGAAGGCTAACTTACCGATGGCAAGCTCGATTATGCCTAAAGATAGGAAAGAGTTTTTGGCTCGAATGGCCTCTTTTGATGCCATGCTTTCTACGCCAGTTGAACGGGCGAGCTAG
- a CDS encoding heavy metal-binding domain-containing protein: MIITTTQSVEGKRIVDYKGVIAGEAILGVNVFKDMFSGIRDFVGGRSGTYEKELEKARNYAFKELEQKAIEAGANAVVGVDIDYEVLGTGNGMLMVSASGTAVVVA, from the coding sequence ATGATTATTACCACTACACAATCTGTCGAAGGTAAACGCATTGTCGACTACAAAGGGGTTATTGCAGGAGAAGCTATCTTAGGGGTGAACGTATTCAAGGATATGTTTTCTGGTATTCGTGATTTTGTTGGTGGACGTTCTGGCACCTACGAAAAGGAACTCGAGAAAGCACGCAACTATGCATTCAAAGAGTTAGAGCAGAAAGCCATTGAAGCCGGAGCAAACGCCGTCGTGGGTGTCGACATCGATTATGAAGTGCTTGGCACAGGTAACGGCATGCTAATGGTGTCTGCAAGCGGTACTGCGGTGGTTGTTGCTTAA
- a CDS encoding LysR substrate-binding domain-containing protein, translating to MKKLVPLKSVYAFIAVAETGSMTDAARVLYVSHSAVSQAIKSLEQLVNKPLFQRVGRRVVLNAAGKRYYRKVAPALEQVIEATEELAKTPNDHRITLNMVNSLAMHWWIPRVPDFQAFAPSLDIRISTLTGPFDIEQEGVDIALVHGKPNEWDQYYSEKLGDDDLVLVCSPALLKNQMGLSVEQLVKQNPTIGVFNPRRKHDWQVWCDHYQIPMPIFHSNLTFDVSIQAVQGAIRSLGVLVTHRLFVKDDISHGMLVELGDPVANPHQDFYFVCPKNKLKQESVLKLRTWLRHEFTRSETKLSGGMQE from the coding sequence ATGAAGAAACTCGTTCCTCTTAAATCCGTTTATGCTTTCATTGCTGTAGCTGAAACTGGCAGCATGACCGATGCCGCTCGGGTGTTGTACGTCAGTCACTCTGCGGTAAGCCAAGCTATCAAGTCACTGGAGCAACTGGTCAACAAGCCATTGTTTCAACGTGTAGGTCGCCGTGTTGTGCTTAATGCTGCAGGTAAGCGATATTATCGAAAGGTCGCTCCCGCGCTCGAACAAGTAATCGAAGCCACAGAAGAATTGGCAAAAACGCCTAACGATCATCGCATCACTCTCAACATGGTGAACTCACTCGCAATGCACTGGTGGATTCCCCGTGTCCCCGATTTCCAAGCTTTTGCACCCTCACTCGACATTCGTATTTCCACCTTGACCGGCCCTTTTGATATCGAGCAGGAAGGCGTCGATATTGCCCTTGTGCACGGCAAACCGAATGAATGGGATCAGTATTACAGCGAAAAGCTCGGCGATGATGATCTGGTTTTAGTCTGCAGCCCTGCACTATTGAAAAACCAAATGGGATTAAGCGTTGAACAACTCGTGAAACAAAACCCAACCATTGGTGTCTTTAACCCTAGGCGAAAGCATGACTGGCAAGTGTGGTGCGACCATTACCAAATCCCTATGCCCATCTTCCACAGTAACTTGACATTCGATGTTTCGATTCAAGCTGTGCAAGGAGCAATTCGGTCACTTGGTGTATTGGTCACTCACCGCTTGTTTGTGAAAGATGACATTAGCCACGGCATGCTGGTAGAGCTAGGCGATCCAGTGGCTAACCCACACCAAGATTTCTATTTTGTTTGCCCAAAAAACAAATTAAAACAAGAAAGTGTGCTAAAACTGAGAACATGGTTGAGACATGAATTCACACGCTCAGAGACAAAACTCAGCGGTGGTATGCAAGAATAA
- a CDS encoding DMT family transporter produces the protein MSDITKATTFMLLSTFSLSLSGLMAKYLSEAMPISLLSFVRFFLPSLFLFLFLMFYKVTKPSGDMWKPLVMRAIFMVACQWCFLTSLQTLTLVEGVVLFSTGPLFIPLLEKLIFGTKIHTTTIVCLAITFVGVVLMAGDWSQFEFGSEFFRPALLLGLLAGMFNSGSQVSLYRASKTSLSPAELNAWTFLVAAIIVIPMVVFTSISEAPEVIESTGSLSALLSFDDLRWIGLGALGLALFTINTQIFRSKAYKLADSGSQLAPLIFTNMLFSALWQGLFFDDVFSTQQMIGINLIVVASISNTLLAKRHSRAKAKQAPRAAMTVANATALDSAAKS, from the coding sequence ATGTCTGATATTACCAAGGCAACGACTTTCATGTTGTTGTCGACGTTCAGTTTGTCTTTAAGTGGCTTAATGGCTAAGTATCTATCTGAAGCGATGCCCATTTCGTTGTTGAGTTTTGTGCGCTTTTTCCTACCCAGTCTGTTTTTATTCTTATTCTTGATGTTTTACAAAGTGACCAAACCATCGGGAGATATGTGGAAGCCTTTGGTGATGCGTGCAATCTTTATGGTGGCATGTCAGTGGTGTTTTCTCACGTCATTGCAAACCTTAACTTTAGTTGAAGGCGTGGTGTTATTCAGTACAGGGCCTTTGTTTATTCCGTTGTTAGAAAAATTAATATTCGGAACTAAGATTCATACAACGACCATTGTTTGTTTGGCGATAACCTTTGTTGGCGTAGTGCTGATGGCAGGGGATTGGTCGCAGTTTGAATTTGGCTCAGAGTTCTTTAGACCGGCCCTGTTGCTGGGCTTATTGGCAGGCATGTTTAACTCAGGCTCACAAGTCAGCTTATATCGAGCATCCAAGACAAGCCTTTCACCAGCAGAGTTAAACGCGTGGACGTTTTTAGTTGCGGCAATCATTGTGATTCCTATGGTTGTGTTTACTTCAATATCAGAGGCTCCTGAGGTAATTGAAAGCACAGGCAGCTTATCGGCGTTGTTGTCTTTTGATGACTTACGTTGGATAGGGTTGGGTGCACTTGGGTTGGCGCTATTCACCATCAATACGCAGATCTTCCGTTCGAAAGCATACAAGTTGGCAGACAGTGGATCTCAATTGGCTCCGTTAATTTTTACTAACATGCTGTTTAGCGCATTATGGCAGGGCTTGTTCTTTGATGACGTGTTTTCTACTCAACAGATGATTGGCATTAACCTCATTGTGGTTGCGAGCATTAGCAATACGTTATTGGCCAAAAGACACAGCAGAGCGAAAGCCAAGCAGGCACCGCGAGCTGCAATGACGGTAGCGAACGCTACAGCGTTGGATTCTGCCGCGAAAAGCTAA
- a CDS encoding HD domain-containing protein, with protein sequence MRRRRYPLSIHITSLFLILTTFVGAVLISISYRHSQELLLGTVREVSNEHRDKLESVFKQAIAPVITTLNVMAVSPFVAQQTSSVEKESWLASVDIIFKQNTNLVALFYGSEDGEFRIFRPLSTNKQRADNNAPAKTTMMVSSTNLDGENFITFLDGAHQVISTMQAKSKFNPTTRPWFRNAKPDGSIQLSEPYLFYFLQTNGITLSRRSADGKHVVGADFTLKSLSSQISELAYSPQTRLALFDQHFNLLGQHQLYLSVSNLKLRPESKDSNDGQGVGKVSGSEQDQSFFNVPKREQIEALKSSVLGPLISDEEKFNLNLKNVEYNLNTWALTLTPVELTQNVTLYLAEATPHNELLSDLISMRDKQVAVAIGMLFICFGIVWLVANRLSKPLNTLMQLTDNIARFDFRRTHYPKSMIKEVANLAHSIELMEHTLHDLIALLRDTAGNQEFSILAKNIAHQSYLITKAETIVLFTQSEEKDVFDTAANLAILPFKADINDFIKHTPWLLCQLKSGETIHLNREDNVLNYYQDSIFNSDLYLFPLLNREKLLVGIVAIGYERPITKMQADKHAFLRELLSFAEIAKDNIDQMQQQKDMLNAFIELIASAIDTKSPYTGGHCQRVPELTKWLTQATIDDDRYYPQFSLDSKQWEELMLAAWLHDCGKVTTPEYVVDKATKLETIYDRIHEVRMRFELLKQQAETDYWKAMANGGLQEEQLKILEQSLSELDEEFAFVAQCNLGGESMTEEQLERLDQIAKRQWKRTLDDQLGLSWSEKERFRTQQDTTEKGQTKPENTEQTLPIMEPLLADKPEHKIPWDNGFNPADLWQEAFVLKPGEVKYNQGELHNLKVRRGTLNDEERFMINDHIIQTFTMLNKLPYPSYLKNIPDIASGHHERIDGKGYPRGLNEDQLPLPSRAMAIADVFEALTSSDRPYKKGKLLSESLNIMTDMATSGHIDPKLYLLFLENKIYDKYAERFLEANQRCEIDQNQHIERVKEYIRSLF encoded by the coding sequence ATGAGACGAAGACGATATCCGCTGAGTATCCACATCACTAGCCTTTTCTTAATTTTGACAACCTTTGTCGGTGCGGTATTGATATCAATAAGCTATCGGCATTCTCAAGAGTTGTTGTTAGGCACAGTTCGCGAGGTCAGTAATGAACATCGCGATAAGTTGGAATCGGTATTTAAACAAGCCATTGCCCCTGTCATCACAACCTTAAACGTAATGGCAGTCAGCCCGTTTGTCGCTCAACAAACCTCTTCGGTTGAAAAAGAGTCTTGGTTAGCTTCGGTCGATATCATCTTCAAACAAAATACTAACTTGGTCGCACTGTTCTACGGCTCCGAGGATGGCGAATTTAGAATTTTTCGCCCATTAAGCACCAACAAACAACGAGCCGACAACAATGCACCGGCCAAAACGACCATGATGGTCAGCAGTACCAATCTAGATGGCGAAAACTTCATTACCTTTTTAGATGGTGCGCACCAAGTGATCAGCACCATGCAAGCCAAGAGCAAGTTTAATCCAACCACTCGACCTTGGTTTCGTAACGCCAAGCCAGACGGCTCAATACAACTCTCTGAGCCCTATCTGTTCTATTTCCTGCAAACCAACGGTATTACGCTTTCTAGGCGCTCGGCAGATGGCAAGCATGTGGTAGGTGCCGACTTCACCTTAAAATCACTCTCGTCTCAAATCAGTGAACTCGCTTATTCTCCACAAACTCGACTGGCACTGTTCGATCAACACTTTAATCTTCTCGGTCAGCATCAACTTTATTTATCGGTATCTAACTTAAAACTACGTCCTGAAAGTAAAGACAGCAATGATGGTCAAGGCGTAGGAAAAGTGTCGGGAAGTGAACAAGACCAAAGTTTTTTTAACGTGCCAAAACGAGAACAAATAGAGGCGTTAAAGTCCTCCGTTTTAGGGCCGCTAATCTCAGATGAAGAGAAGTTTAATCTCAACCTGAAAAACGTTGAGTACAACCTAAACACATGGGCATTAACCTTAACGCCTGTAGAACTGACACAGAATGTGACTCTCTACCTAGCTGAAGCAACACCGCACAATGAACTGCTTTCTGATCTTATCTCAATGCGTGACAAGCAAGTAGCCGTTGCGATTGGAATGTTGTTCATCTGTTTCGGTATCGTGTGGTTGGTTGCCAATCGCTTATCTAAACCGCTCAATACCTTGATGCAACTGACGGATAACATCGCTCGGTTTGATTTCAGACGCACCCATTATCCCAAGAGTATGATCAAAGAAGTAGCTAACCTCGCCCACTCTATCGAGCTAATGGAGCACACGCTTCATGATCTGATAGCACTACTTCGGGACACCGCGGGTAATCAGGAGTTCTCGATTTTAGCTAAGAACATTGCGCATCAAAGCTACTTGATCACCAAAGCAGAAACCATCGTGCTGTTTACCCAATCTGAAGAAAAGGATGTGTTTGATACGGCAGCCAACCTAGCGATTTTACCTTTCAAAGCCGACATCAATGACTTCATCAAGCATACACCGTGGTTGCTGTGTCAGCTTAAATCTGGAGAGACGATCCACCTTAATCGAGAAGATAACGTTCTTAACTATTATCAGGATTCTATCTTCAATTCAGACCTGTATCTGTTCCCGTTATTAAACCGTGAAAAGCTGTTGGTGGGCATTGTGGCGATTGGCTATGAAAGACCGATTACCAAGATGCAGGCAGACAAACACGCCTTTTTACGCGAGCTGCTGAGCTTTGCCGAAATCGCTAAAGACAACATCGACCAAATGCAGCAACAAAAAGACATGCTCAACGCGTTTATTGAGTTGATAGCCTCTGCGATAGATACCAAGTCGCCATACACTGGCGGACATTGCCAACGAGTGCCTGAACTCACCAAATGGCTGACTCAAGCAACCATTGATGATGACCGTTACTACCCTCAGTTTTCACTCGATAGTAAGCAATGGGAAGAGTTGATGTTAGCTGCGTGGCTGCACGATTGTGGCAAGGTCACCACACCAGAATATGTGGTAGATAAAGCGACCAAATTAGAAACGATTTATGACCGAATCCACGAAGTTCGCATGCGATTTGAGTTGCTAAAACAACAAGCGGAGACCGACTACTGGAAAGCGATGGCGAACGGTGGACTTCAAGAAGAACAACTTAAAATACTCGAACAAAGCCTGTCTGAGCTGGATGAAGAGTTTGCCTTCGTTGCACAGTGCAACCTCGGTGGCGAATCGATGACAGAAGAGCAACTCGAACGCTTGGATCAAATCGCTAAACGTCAATGGAAGCGCACACTGGACGACCAACTCGGATTATCTTGGTCTGAAAAAGAGAGATTCCGTACACAACAAGACACGACAGAGAAAGGTCAAACTAAGCCAGAAAATACAGAACAGACTTTGCCAATCATGGAGCCTCTACTTGCTGACAAACCCGAGCACAAAATACCTTGGGACAATGGCTTTAACCCTGCAGATTTGTGGCAAGAAGCGTTTGTGCTCAAGCCGGGAGAGGTCAAATACAATCAAGGTGAACTGCACAATTTGAAAGTACGTCGTGGCACGTTAAACGATGAAGAACGCTTTATGATCAACGACCATATTATTCAAACCTTCACCATGCTGAACAAACTCCCTTACCCTTCTTACCTCAAGAACATCCCAGATATCGCGAGCGGGCATCACGAACGCATTGATGGTAAAGGCTACCCAAGAGGCTTGAACGAAGACCAACTGCCTCTGCCGTCTAGAGCGATGGCGATTGCTGATGTGTTTGAAGCGCTCACGTCCAGTGATCGCCCATACAAAAAAGGCAAGCTGCTCAGTGAATCACTCAACATCATGACCGACATGGCCACCAGCGGTCATATCGATCCAAAACTGTATCTACTGTTCTTAGAAAACAAAATCTATGACAAATACGCTGAGCGATTCCTTGAAGCTAACCAACGCTGTGAGATTGATCAGAACCAGCACATTGAACGAGTGAAAGAGTACATACGCTCTTTATTCTAG
- a CDS encoding phosphatase: protein MELKVDTHTHTYASGHAYSTLIENAKSAKQNGLDMFCTTDHSESMPGAPHYWFFSNQRVLPRFIEDVAIIRGVESNIMNTQGEIDIHPSVDKNLDWVIASFHEPVFRPSDVATHTEALLNVIKGGRIDALGHLGNPNFDFDFEAVIECAVQHNVAIEINNTTLKGNSRVGSVDRCFEIARIAKAKGAFITTGSDAHFCQDVGGLDLVSSLLDEVGVDSSKVITHSPKQFLSFLALRGRNEIPEYSVLA from the coding sequence ATGGAACTCAAAGTAGATACTCATACCCACACATACGCAAGTGGTCATGCTTACAGCACGCTTATCGAGAATGCCAAGTCGGCAAAACAAAATGGCTTAGACATGTTTTGCACTACTGACCATTCAGAGTCGATGCCGGGCGCGCCACACTATTGGTTCTTCAGTAATCAGCGTGTGCTTCCTCGCTTTATCGAAGACGTTGCGATTATCCGCGGCGTGGAATCAAATATTATGAACACACAGGGTGAAATCGATATTCATCCGAGTGTGGATAAGAACCTAGATTGGGTGATTGCCAGCTTCCACGAGCCAGTATTTCGTCCATCGGATGTCGCAACTCATACAGAAGCGTTGTTGAATGTGATTAAGGGCGGTCGAATCGATGCACTTGGCCACTTAGGTAACCCAAATTTTGATTTCGATTTCGAAGCTGTGATTGAATGCGCAGTCCAACATAACGTCGCAATCGAAATCAACAACACCACACTTAAAGGCAATAGCCGAGTGGGTAGTGTCGACCGCTGTTTCGAGATCGCAAGAATTGCGAAAGCGAAAGGGGCGTTCATTACTACCGGGAGTGATGCGCATTTCTGCCAAGATGTGGGCGGGCTGGATCTAGTGTCTTCACTGCTTGATGAGGTGGGCGTGGATTCGAGTAAGGTTATTACCCACTCGCCAAAGCAATTCCTGTCATTTTTGGCGTTGCGCGGTCGTAATGAAATCCCAGAATACTCAGTTCTTGCTTAA
- a CDS encoding cytochrome b562 encodes MKTRSILLSGLIAAAVMSGNAFANVDLKKNMQEMKLAFKQAAEAQNIEEMQKPIVRLDTLVAELKTGVYPVEKEDNFMEGFKKISASIDSIEQKLDQGDFEAAQQELRTIDGLREEYHEKRNPSIWSKIFG; translated from the coding sequence ATGAAAACTCGCTCAATCCTTTTATCTGGCTTAATCGCTGCTGCAGTAATGTCTGGCAACGCATTTGCTAATGTTGACCTTAAGAAAAACATGCAAGAAATGAAGCTTGCGTTTAAACAAGCGGCAGAAGCTCAAAACATCGAAGAGATGCAGAAACCTATCGTTCGCTTAGATACGTTAGTGGCAGAGCTGAAAACGGGTGTTTACCCAGTAGAAAAAGAAGACAACTTCATGGAAGGCTTCAAAAAAATCAGTGCTTCAATTGATAGCATTGAACAGAAGCTAGACCAAGGTGACTTTGAAGCTGCGCAGCAAGAACTGCGCACGATTGATGGTCTTCGCGAAGAGTACCACGAGAAGCGTAACCCAAGCATTTGGAGCAAGATCTTCGGTTAA
- a CDS encoding PepSY domain-containing protein encodes MLRNESQTLAKAQATSQPKSSATTGSKSNIKRKNRNKTLYFLTWRWHFYAGLFVIPFMLMLSITGLVMLFDDVIELAFHHDAIEIVASGEPIKVSQQLSAVQNQYPQDSVTQFVPSKAPDLANRFSVALEDGTSAFATVNQYTGEVVGEIPRSDSLYQLANDIHGTLLIGDWGDYLIEVAISLSILLLVSGIYLWLPRDNASRAGFLKLRFGSGTRVLMRDLHANIGGTLSFILLLFILSGLSWTGFWGGKLVQAWSTFPAQMWDDIPLSDKTHASLNHGSEEELPWNLEQTPLPLSQDKPAEHVHHVEEAPEPHDHSKTGEDHSQHVMAASSFGIDEVIEKARSLGFTQYKVNFPRSETGVYTVTANTMGGDIIDPTQDRTTHLDQYSGRILGEVTWQDYNFIAKTLAVGISLHQGDISIINKLLNALFCFAFIVVSVTGGVMWWMRRPSGQRKLGAPPKFGDAGLWKAGLVSVVVISVLFPLAGATIVTAMLLDRLLFSRVEKFKTALS; translated from the coding sequence ATGTTGAGAAATGAATCTCAAACCCTTGCGAAAGCACAAGCGACTTCGCAACCTAAAAGCAGTGCAACAACCGGTTCGAAAAGCAATATAAAAAGAAAAAACCGCAATAAAACTCTCTACTTCCTCACATGGCGCTGGCACTTCTATGCTGGGCTATTCGTTATCCCGTTTATGTTAATGCTAAGCATTACAGGCTTGGTGATGCTGTTTGATGATGTAATCGAACTCGCTTTCCATCACGATGCGATTGAGATTGTTGCATCGGGCGAACCTATCAAGGTGTCACAACAATTATCTGCCGTACAAAATCAATACCCACAAGATTCGGTGACACAATTTGTACCGAGTAAAGCGCCTGATCTGGCCAACCGTTTTTCGGTAGCACTTGAAGATGGGACGTCCGCTTTCGCCACGGTGAATCAATACACGGGCGAAGTGGTAGGAGAAATCCCGCGCAGCGATAGCCTTTACCAGCTCGCGAATGATATTCACGGAACATTACTGATTGGCGATTGGGGTGATTACCTGATTGAGGTTGCAATCAGCTTGTCGATTCTACTGTTAGTGAGTGGAATCTATTTATGGCTTCCTCGAGACAACGCGAGCCGCGCTGGTTTTCTGAAGCTTAGATTTGGTTCAGGAACGCGTGTTTTAATGCGTGATTTGCATGCGAACATCGGTGGAACACTGTCATTCATTCTTCTGTTGTTTATTCTATCGGGGTTATCATGGACAGGTTTCTGGGGCGGTAAGTTAGTTCAAGCATGGAGCACTTTCCCTGCTCAAATGTGGGATGATATCCCGCTGTCTGATAAGACACATGCATCGCTTAACCATGGCTCGGAAGAAGAACTTCCGTGGAACTTAGAACAAACACCACTTCCGTTGTCTCAGGATAAGCCTGCAGAACATGTACATCATGTGGAAGAGGCGCCTGAACCTCATGATCATTCCAAGACGGGGGAAGATCACTCTCAACATGTGATGGCAGCAAGCAGCTTTGGTATTGATGAAGTCATCGAAAAAGCCCGTTCTCTCGGCTTCACGCAATACAAGGTGAACTTCCCACGCTCAGAAACGGGTGTTTACACAGTGACAGCGAATACTATGGGCGGTGATATCATCGACCCAACTCAGGATCGTACCACGCACCTAGACCAATACTCAGGTCGTATTCTGGGTGAGGTGACCTGGCAGGATTACAACTTTATCGCCAAGACACTGGCGGTCGGTATTTCTCTACACCAAGGTGACATCAGCATCATCAACAAACTTCTAAACGCTCTGTTCTGTTTTGCGTTCATTGTTGTATCGGTGACTGGCGGTGTTATGTGGTGGATGCGCAGACCTTCCGGCCAACGCAAGCTTGGAGCACCACCTAAGTTTGGTGATGCAGGCTTATGGAAAGCCGGCTTGGTAAGCGTTGTGGTTATTTCAGTACTGTTTCCACTTGCGGGAGCAACGATTGTGACAGCCATGCTATTGGATCGGCTGCTGTTCTCACGTGTTGAGAAATTCAAGACGGCATTGAGTTAA
- a CDS encoding VOC family protein — MLKGIHHAAIICSDYQASKRFYTEILKLEIIAENYRETRQSYKLDLALPNGAQIELFSFPNAPERPSFPEAQGLRHLAFCVDDVQQVKSYLEGQRIEVEPIRVDEFTGKSFTFFADPDGLPLELYQF; from the coding sequence ATGCTGAAAGGAATACACCACGCCGCCATTATTTGCTCAGACTACCAAGCCTCAAAACGCTTTTACACTGAGATTTTAAAGCTGGAAATTATTGCAGAGAATTACCGCGAAACACGCCAGTCGTACAAGCTCGACTTAGCACTACCTAATGGCGCTCAAATAGAGTTATTTAGCTTCCCTAATGCACCTGAAAGACCAAGCTTTCCAGAAGCTCAAGGGCTGAGACATTTAGCCTTTTGTGTTGATGACGTTCAACAAGTTAAAAGCTATTTGGAAGGACAAAGAATCGAAGTCGAACCGATTCGAGTGGATGAGTTTACGGGGAAATCATTTACGTTTTTCGCAGACCCAGACGGCCTGCCGCTCGAGCTTTATCAATTCTAG